A genomic region of Bosea sp. 124 contains the following coding sequences:
- the ggt gene encoding gamma-glutamyltransferase has product MKNGMIVCPQPEAAEAGAAVLERGGNAVDAAIACAFVQGVVDPLMSGIGGFGSMQLYMPGKGVHQIVEFYAKASLSATPEMWLDKLLGQSRDGFAFLLEGGISEFGHLAVCTPGSVKGYDYALAHYGTMDWADIIAPAIRQAREGVLVRPHMHWFWSQDQSGSGQANTPDKLRYSETGKRLYFRPDGSLKRPGDIVANPDMATTLERLAKGGAGLFYTGELAEEIAADFAAHGGLISREDLAAYELSVAEPVWGSYRGHRISTSPPPASGMLMLQILNMLESFEIGALTHGSVEHVRLLAEAMKRMTIDKDAHMGDPAYVDVPVEQLLSKEHAAAQAESIRRGERADVKRLERSSSRETTHVSVVDRHGNAVALTHTLGSPSGAITDGLGFIYNGTMSRFDPRPGRAGSIAPGKRRSSSAAPTIVFKGEKPFIVMGAPGGSYIAPAMAQGVMNVIDFGMGMLEAVAAPRIVAVSNTIDISNRIRRSVSEELAALGYEVKRSAQSYPFAALHGIRVDDGLCSGGADPQRDGMALSVPA; this is encoded by the coding sequence ATGAAGAACGGAATGATCGTCTGCCCACAGCCGGAGGCGGCCGAGGCCGGGGCGGCCGTGCTGGAGCGTGGCGGCAATGCGGTCGATGCCGCGATCGCCTGCGCCTTCGTGCAAGGTGTGGTCGATCCGCTGATGAGCGGCATCGGCGGCTTCGGCTCGATGCAGCTCTACATGCCGGGCAAGGGCGTCCACCAGATCGTCGAGTTCTATGCCAAGGCCTCACTCTCGGCGACGCCCGAGATGTGGCTCGACAAGCTGCTCGGCCAGTCGCGCGACGGCTTCGCCTTCCTGCTGGAGGGCGGCATCAGCGAGTTCGGCCATCTCGCCGTCTGCACGCCGGGCAGCGTCAAGGGCTATGACTACGCGCTGGCACATTACGGCACGATGGACTGGGCCGACATCATCGCGCCCGCGATCCGGCAGGCGCGGGAGGGGGTACTGGTGCGTCCGCACATGCACTGGTTCTGGTCGCAGGACCAGAGCGGCTCGGGCCAGGCCAACACCCCCGACAAGCTGCGCTACAGCGAGACGGGCAAGCGGCTGTATTTCCGCCCCGATGGCAGCCTGAAGCGGCCGGGCGACATCGTCGCCAATCCCGACATGGCGACCACGCTGGAGCGGCTGGCGAAGGGCGGCGCCGGCCTGTTCTACACGGGCGAGCTCGCCGAGGAGATCGCCGCCGATTTCGCCGCGCATGGCGGGCTGATCTCGCGCGAGGATCTGGCCGCCTACGAACTCTCGGTCGCCGAGCCGGTCTGGGGCTCCTATCGGGGCCATCGCATCTCGACCAGCCCGCCGCCGGCGAGCGGGATGCTGATGCTGCAGATCCTCAACATGCTGGAGAGTTTCGAGATCGGTGCGCTGACGCATGGCTCTGTCGAGCATGTCCGGCTGCTGGCCGAGGCGATGAAGCGCATGACCATCGACAAGGACGCTCATATGGGCGACCCGGCCTATGTCGACGTGCCGGTCGAGCAGCTGCTTTCGAAGGAGCACGCTGCGGCACAGGCCGAGAGCATCCGGCGCGGCGAGCGCGCCGATGTGAAGCGGCTGGAGCGCTCCTCGTCACGCGAGACGACCCATGTCTCGGTCGTCGACCGGCATGGCAATGCGGTGGCGCTCACCCATACGCTCGGCTCGCCCTCGGGCGCGATCACCGACGGGCTCGGCTTCATCTACAACGGCACGATGAGCCGTTTCGATCCGCGCCCCGGCCGGGCCGGCTCGATCGCGCCCGGCAAGCGACGCTCCTCCTCGGCCGCGCCGACCATCGTCTTCAAGGGCGAAAAGCCCTTCATCGTGATGGGCGCGCCGGGCGGCAGCTATATCGCGCCGGCGATGGCGCAGGGCGTGATGAACGTGATCGATTTCGGCATGGGCATGCTGGAGGCGGTGGCGGCCCCGCGCATCGTGGCGGTGTCGAACACGATCGACATCTCCAACCGCATCCGCCGCAGCGTCAGCGAGGAGCTGGCCGCGCTGGGCTACGAGGTGAAGCGCTCGGCCCAGAGCTATCCCTTCGCGGCGCTGCACGGCATCCGGGTCGATGACGGGCTGTGCTCGGGCGGAGCCGACCCGCAGCGCGACGGCATGGCCCTGTCGGTGCCGGCCTGA
- the lepA gene encoding translation elongation factor 4, translated as MSTKTFDNIRNFSIVAHIDHGKSTLADRLIQTTGTVAARDMSEQMLDSMDIEKERGITIKAQTVRLDYRAQDGKDYILNLMDTPGHVDFAYEVSRSLAACEGSLLVVDASQGVEAQTLANVYQALDAGHEIVTVLNKIDLPAAEPERIKQQIEDVIGLDASEAVPISAKTGINIEGVLEAIVQKLPAPKGDLEAPLKCLLVDSWYDAYLGVVVLVRVIDGTLKKGMTIRMMRANAAYGVDRVGVFKPKMTEVKELGPGEVGFFTASIKEVADTAVGDTITDEKRQTPQALPGFKPVQPVVFCGIFPVDAADFEVLRAAMSRLRLNDASFSYEMETSAALGFGFRCGFLGLLHLEIIQERLEREFNLNLISTAPSVVYHLNLRDGTVLELHNPADMPDVMKIETIEEPWIKATIFTPDEYLGSVLKLCQDRRGVQTDLSYVGSRAKVVYDLPLNEVVFDFYDRLKSISKGYASFDYAITDYREGDLVRMSILVNAEPVDALSMLVHRSRADARGRAMCEKLKDLIPPHMFQIPVQAAIGGKIIARETIRALRKDVTAKCYGGDASRKRKLLDKQKEGKKKMRQFGRVEIPQEAFIAALKMDD; from the coding sequence ATGAGCACGAAGACCTTCGACAACATCCGCAATTTCTCGATCGTGGCGCATATCGACCACGGCAAGTCGACGCTGGCCGACCGGCTGATCCAGACCACCGGCACGGTGGCGGCGCGCGACATGAGCGAGCAGATGCTCGACTCGATGGATATCGAGAAGGAGCGCGGCATCACCATCAAGGCCCAGACCGTCCGGCTCGATTACCGCGCCCAGGACGGTAAGGATTACATCCTGAACCTGATGGACACGCCCGGCCATGTCGACTTCGCCTATGAGGTCTCGCGTTCGCTGGCGGCTTGCGAAGGCTCGCTTCTGGTCGTCGACGCCTCGCAGGGCGTCGAGGCGCAGACCTTGGCGAACGTCTACCAGGCGCTCGATGCCGGCCACGAGATCGTCACCGTCCTCAACAAGATCGATCTGCCCGCAGCCGAGCCCGAGCGCATCAAGCAGCAGATCGAGGACGTGATCGGCCTCGACGCTTCGGAGGCCGTGCCGATCTCGGCCAAGACCGGCATCAACATCGAGGGCGTGCTCGAGGCGATCGTCCAGAAGCTGCCGGCGCCGAAAGGAGACCTCGAGGCCCCGCTGAAGTGCCTGCTCGTCGATAGCTGGTATGACGCCTATCTCGGCGTCGTCGTTCTCGTGCGCGTCATCGACGGCACGCTGAAGAAGGGCATGACCATCCGCATGATGCGGGCCAACGCCGCCTATGGCGTCGACCGCGTCGGCGTGTTCAAGCCGAAGATGACCGAGGTCAAGGAACTGGGGCCGGGCGAGGTCGGGTTCTTCACGGCCTCGATCAAGGAGGTCGCCGATACGGCGGTGGGCGACACCATCACCGACGAGAAGCGCCAGACGCCGCAGGCTTTGCCGGGCTTCAAGCCGGTCCAGCCGGTGGTGTTCTGCGGCATCTTCCCGGTCGATGCCGCCGATTTCGAAGTGCTGCGCGCCGCAATGAGCCGGCTTCGCCTGAACGATGCCAGCTTCTCCTATGAGATGGAGACGTCGGCTGCGCTCGGCTTCGGCTTCCGCTGCGGCTTCCTCGGGCTGCTGCATCTGGAGATCATCCAGGAGCGGCTGGAACGCGAGTTCAACCTCAACCTGATCTCGACCGCACCCTCGGTCGTCTATCACCTCAATCTGCGCGACGGCACGGTGCTGGAATTGCACAACCCGGCCGACATGCCCGACGTCATGAAGATTGAGACGATCGAGGAGCCGTGGATCAAGGCGACGATCTTCACCCCCGACGAATATCTCGGCTCGGTGTTGAAGCTCTGTCAGGACCGTCGCGGCGTCCAGACCGACCTGTCCTATGTCGGATCGCGCGCCAAGGTGGTCTACGACCTGCCGCTGAACGAGGTGGTGTTCGATTTCTACGATCGGCTGAAATCGATCTCCAAGGGCTACGCTTCCTTCGACTACGCCATCACCGATTATCGCGAGGGCGACCTCGTGCGCATGTCGATCCTGGTCAACGCCGAGCCGGTCGATGCCTTGTCCATGCTGGTCCACCGCTCTCGCGCCGATGCCCGCGGCCGTGCCATGTGCGAGAAGCTCAAGGACCTGATCCCGCCGCACATGTTCCAGATCCCGGTGCAAGCGGCGATCGGCGGCAAGATCATCGCCCGCGAGACCATTCGGGCGCTGCGCAAGGACGTGACCGCTAAGTGCTATGGCGGCGACGCCTCGCGCAAGCGCAAGCTCCTGGACAAGCAGAAGGAAGGCAAGAAGAAGATGCGGCAGTTCGGCCGGGTCGAGATCCCGCAGGAAGCGTTCATTGCCGCGCTGAAGATGGACGACTGA
- a CDS encoding FAD-dependent oxidoreductase: MPTSLPSTAGTTGTSTDFDLVVVGASYAGVGVVAAAREAGFSGRIALVGDETELPYQRPPLSKGFLLGKAGANLPLKAASFYAEAGVEFVAGRRAVALDRQAQRLRLDNGTTLGFRQLALTTGARAAALRCPGAELDGVVSLRSLGDAHVLSERLGAAGSVVIIGGGFIGLEVASAAIALGKQVTVVEAGPRLIGHAVAPEISAYMHSLHAGHGVTIRLATKVERIEGDGGKVTAVLCTDGSRLPCDLVLAAVGAVPNTELAAAAGLTVEDGIVVDELCRTSDPAIFAAGDCTSHPNLVAGRRLRLSSVQNAHDQGRAAGSTIAGRPEPYKAVPWFWSDQYDVKLQMVGLGVAGGPAILRGSTSEGRFSLFRYDGDRLAAIESINRPADHMIGRRLLAAGRWPTPEQAADPEFDLRSLA, encoded by the coding sequence ATGCCGACCAGCCTCCCCTCGACCGCCGGCACCACCGGAACCAGCACCGATTTCGATCTCGTCGTGGTCGGCGCCTCCTATGCGGGCGTCGGCGTCGTCGCCGCCGCGCGGGAAGCCGGCTTTTCCGGGCGCATCGCGCTGGTCGGCGACGAGACCGAGCTGCCCTATCAGCGGCCACCGCTGTCGAAGGGCTTCCTGCTCGGCAAGGCCGGCGCGAACCTGCCGCTCAAAGCGGCCTCCTTCTACGCGGAAGCCGGGGTCGAATTCGTCGCGGGGCGGCGCGCCGTTGCGCTCGACCGGCAGGCGCAGCGGCTCAGGCTCGACAACGGGACCACGCTCGGCTTCAGGCAACTGGCTCTGACCACCGGCGCGCGTGCCGCGGCGCTGCGCTGTCCTGGCGCGGAACTCGACGGTGTCGTCTCGCTGCGCTCGCTCGGGGATGCCCATGTGCTGAGCGAACGGCTCGGCGCGGCAGGCTCCGTCGTGATCATCGGCGGTGGCTTCATCGGGCTTGAGGTCGCCTCCGCGGCCATCGCGCTCGGCAAACAGGTGACAGTCGTGGAAGCCGGCCCGCGCCTGATCGGCCATGCCGTGGCGCCGGAGATCTCCGCCTATATGCACAGCCTCCATGCCGGCCACGGCGTTACGATCCGGCTCGCGACGAAGGTCGAGCGGATCGAGGGCGACGGCGGCAAGGTTACCGCCGTCCTCTGCACCGACGGCTCGCGCCTGCCCTGCGATCTGGTGCTCGCGGCCGTGGGCGCCGTGCCCAATACGGAGCTCGCGGCTGCGGCGGGGCTGACGGTTGAAGACGGCATCGTCGTCGACGAGCTCTGCCGCACCTCCGACCCGGCGATCTTCGCTGCCGGTGACTGCACCAGCCATCCCAATCTCGTCGCGGGGCGCCGGCTTCGGCTCAGCTCGGTCCAGAACGCGCATGACCAGGGCCGCGCCGCAGGCAGCACCATCGCAGGCCGGCCCGAGCCCTACAAAGCCGTGCCTTGGTTCTGGTCCGACCAGTACGACGTCAAGCTGCAGATGGTCGGCCTCGGCGTCGCCGGCGGCCCTGCCATCCTGCGTGGCTCGACGTCAGAGGGGCGCTTCTCGCTGTTCCGCTACGATGGCGACCGGCTCGCCGCGATCGAGAGCATCAACCGGCCGGCCGACCATATGATAGGCCGCCGCCTGCTGGCTGCGGGCCGCTGGCCGACGCCGGAGCAAGCTGCCGATCCGGAGTTCGACCTGCGCTCGCTGGCCTGA
- a CDS encoding GNAT family N-acetyltransferase, with translation MTPADAVTISQLDAEAAQTAIPALTDILADAVEGGASVGFMAGAAMADYERFWQGVATEVAAGRTILFVATLGGRIVGTTQLQLIGKPNQPHRAEIAKMLVHSGARRRGIAERLLGAAEAEAKRRGRDLLVLDTDGASAAHALYSKLGWIEVGTIPRYALMPDGRDCDATFFYKSLLLQEPGPRAVQASDAAWRK, from the coding sequence ATGACGCCAGCCGACGCGGTCACGATCAGCCAACTCGATGCGGAGGCGGCGCAGACGGCGATCCCGGCGCTGACCGACATCCTCGCCGATGCCGTCGAGGGCGGCGCTTCGGTCGGCTTCATGGCAGGCGCGGCGATGGCGGATTATGAACGCTTCTGGCAGGGCGTCGCCACCGAGGTCGCGGCCGGGCGCACCATCCTCTTCGTCGCCACGCTTGGCGGGCGTATCGTCGGCACGACGCAGCTCCAGCTCATCGGCAAGCCAAACCAGCCGCATCGCGCCGAGATCGCGAAAATGCTGGTGCATTCGGGCGCGCGCCGCCGCGGCATCGCCGAGCGGCTCCTGGGTGCCGCCGAGGCCGAGGCGAAGCGGCGCGGCCGCGACCTGCTGGTGCTCGACACCGACGGGGCGAGTGCCGCGCACGCGCTCTACAGCAAGCTGGGCTGGATCGAGGTCGGTACCATTCCACGCTACGCCCTGATGCCGGACGGGCGCGACTGCGACGCGACCTTCTTCTACAAGAGCCTGCTTCTACAAGAGCCTGGCCCGAGAGCCGTTCAGGCTTCCGACGCCGCCTGGCGGAAATAG
- a CDS encoding ankyrin repeat domain-containing protein, which translates to MTSAADSSSSLIDAAAAGRAAEVTRLVAAGAALETQDSQGRSALLLAVAGNHVAVARTLLDAGASPNTQAANRDTPWLLAGASGRAEIITAMLPRKPDLTIRNRYGGNALIPACERAHVEAVKLLLTSGIDVDHVNDLGWTCLLEIVILGDGGPRHQQVAKLVLDAGASPGLADKDGVTPLAHARQRGQSAVAALIEQAGGR; encoded by the coding sequence ATGACGAGCGCTGCTGATTCAAGTTCCAGCCTGATCGATGCCGCCGCCGCCGGGCGAGCCGCCGAGGTGACCCGTCTCGTTGCGGCAGGGGCCGCTCTCGAAACACAGGATTCGCAGGGACGCTCCGCCCTTCTGTTGGCCGTCGCCGGAAATCATGTCGCCGTCGCCCGCACGCTGCTCGATGCCGGCGCGAGCCCGAACACGCAGGCGGCCAATCGCGACACGCCCTGGCTCCTGGCGGGGGCATCGGGACGAGCCGAGATCATCACCGCGATGCTGCCACGCAAGCCCGATCTGACGATCCGCAATCGCTATGGCGGCAACGCCCTGATCCCGGCCTGCGAGCGCGCCCATGTCGAGGCCGTGAAACTGCTTCTGACCAGCGGCATCGATGTCGATCACGTCAATGATCTCGGCTGGACCTGCCTTCTGGAGATCGTGATCCTCGGCGATGGCGGCCCGCGCCATCAGCAGGTTGCGAAGCTGGTGCTCGACGCCGGTGCCAGTCCCGGTCTCGCGGACAAGGATGGCGTGACGCCGCTGGCCCATGCCCGCCAGAGAGGCCAGAGCGCGGTGGCGGCCCTGATCGAGCAGGCCGGCGGCCGCTGA
- the ggt gene encoding gamma-glutamyltransferase, translated as MGRRGMAATSHPAATLAAINILQAGGNAIDAAVAACAVQCVVEPGSTGIGGDCFVLLAAGGSDKVIAYDGSGRAPAAATLDWYLEHGFTEIPRQSPHAVTVPGSVEAWATLVKDHGRLPLAKLLEPAIALARDGYAVSPRVAADWAGQAALLAKDPHAARVFLPGARAPLAGEVHHQPELAATLQAIATRGPSAFYEGEIAQDMVDRLRELGGLHTLEDFRAAKGGYVTPISTRFRGHEVHECPPAGQGVIALMILNILSGFEPGSDPLSADRLHVEIEASRLAYSVRDAVLADPSQSEVPLDWLLSEELAAELRSKIDLKQAIAELPSFTASAVEHADTVYISVVDGDGMAVSFINSVFNPYGAALVAPKSGVLLQNRGQGFMLKAGHPNAIAPRKRPLHTIIPGMMTRDGKVRLSFGVMGGHYQAMGHAHLVSKLIDYGLDLQTAISLPRVFPRPGQTAIEAERTLPPAVRAELERRGFVFTAPGAAIGGGQAIAIDHETGVLLAGSDHRKDGCALGW; from the coding sequence ATGGGCCGGCGCGGAATGGCCGCGACCTCCCACCCCGCCGCCACGCTGGCGGCGATCAACATCCTGCAGGCCGGCGGCAACGCGATCGACGCCGCGGTCGCGGCCTGTGCCGTGCAATGCGTCGTCGAGCCGGGCTCGACCGGCATCGGCGGCGACTGCTTCGTGCTGCTGGCGGCGGGCGGCAGCGACAAGGTCATCGCCTATGACGGCTCCGGCCGCGCGCCGGCCGCCGCGACCCTCGACTGGTATCTCGAACACGGCTTCACCGAAATCCCGCGCCAGTCGCCGCATGCCGTGACCGTGCCGGGCTCGGTCGAGGCCTGGGCGACGCTGGTCAAGGACCATGGCCGCCTGCCGCTTGCAAAGCTTCTGGAACCGGCCATCGCGCTCGCCCGCGACGGCTATGCCGTTTCGCCGCGCGTCGCGGCCGACTGGGCCGGACAGGCGGCCCTGCTGGCGAAGGACCCGCATGCCGCCCGCGTCTTCCTGCCGGGTGCACGGGCTCCACTTGCCGGCGAAGTGCATCACCAGCCGGAGCTCGCGGCGACGCTGCAGGCGATCGCCACGCGCGGTCCTTCCGCCTTCTACGAGGGCGAGATCGCCCAGGACATGGTGGACCGCCTGCGCGAACTCGGTGGGCTGCATACGCTGGAGGATTTCCGCGCGGCGAAGGGCGGCTATGTCACGCCGATCAGCACGCGCTTCCGCGGCCACGAGGTGCATGAATGCCCGCCGGCCGGCCAGGGCGTGATCGCGCTGATGATCCTCAACATCCTGTCGGGCTTCGAGCCGGGGAGCGACCCACTCTCCGCCGACCGGTTGCATGTCGAGATCGAGGCGTCGCGGCTGGCCTATTCCGTGCGCGACGCGGTGCTGGCCGATCCGAGCCAGAGCGAGGTCCCGCTGGACTGGCTTTTGTCGGAGGAACTCGCAGCCGAACTGCGCAGCAAGATCGATCTCAAGCAGGCGATCGCGGAGCTGCCCTCCTTCACCGCCTCGGCGGTCGAGCATGCCGACACCGTCTATATCAGTGTCGTCGACGGCGACGGCATGGCGGTCAGCTTCATCAACTCGGTGTTCAACCCCTATGGCGCCGCGCTGGTCGCACCGAAGAGCGGCGTGCTGCTGCAGAACCGCGGCCAGGGCTTCATGCTCAAGGCCGGCCACCCCAATGCGATCGCGCCGCGCAAGCGCCCGCTGCACACCATCATCCCCGGCATGATGACGCGCGACGGCAAGGTCCGCCTCTCCTTCGGCGTGATGGGCGGGCACTATCAGGCGATGGGCCACGCCCATCTGGTCAGCAAGCTGATCGATTACGGGCTCGACCTGCAGACCGCGATCTCGCTGCCGCGCGTCTTCCCGCGCCCCGGGCAGACCGCGATCGAGGCGGAAAGGACGCTGCCGCCGGCCGTGCGCGCCGAGCTGGAGCGGCGCGGCTTCGTCTTTACGGCACCCGGAGCCGCGATCGGCGGCGGACAGGCGATCGCGATCGACCATGAGACCGGCGTGCTGCTGGCCGGCTCCGACCACCGCAAGGATGGCTGCGCACTCGGCTGGTAG
- a CDS encoding nitronate monooxygenase family protein → MPLPASLAGRLRLPAIASPMFLVSGPDLVVETCKAGILGTFPALNQRSSEGYAGWLDEIGGRLADSPEAAPFGVNLIVHRSNPRLEQDLAITAQHKVPLVITSLGAVPDLVKAVHGYGGVVFHDVISLRHAQKAAEAGVDGVIAVAAGAGGHAGLMSPFALVAEIRRFFKGTIVLAGAISNGAQIAAAQMMGADLAYLGTRFIATVESMADPAYKEMLLRTRAADILYTPAISGVNANFMRESIEAAGLDPENLTSHGKLDLGNEAKVWKTIWSAGQGVGSIEDVPSVAELGARLLAEYRQARASLAG, encoded by the coding sequence GTGCCGCTACCTGCTTCGCTCGCCGGGCGCCTGCGCCTGCCCGCCATCGCCTCGCCGATGTTTCTGGTCTCGGGCCCCGATCTCGTCGTCGAGACCTGCAAAGCCGGCATCCTCGGCACCTTTCCGGCCCTGAACCAGCGCAGCAGCGAAGGCTATGCCGGCTGGCTCGACGAGATCGGGGGGCGCCTGGCCGACAGTCCCGAGGCCGCGCCCTTCGGGGTCAACCTGATCGTTCACCGTTCCAATCCGCGGCTCGAGCAGGATCTGGCGATCACGGCGCAGCACAAGGTGCCGCTGGTCATCACCTCGCTTGGCGCGGTGCCCGATCTGGTCAAGGCGGTGCATGGCTATGGCGGCGTCGTCTTTCACGACGTCATCAGCCTGCGCCATGCGCAAAAGGCGGCCGAGGCTGGCGTGGACGGCGTCATCGCGGTTGCGGCCGGGGCGGGCGGCCATGCCGGCCTGATGAGCCCCTTCGCGCTGGTCGCCGAGATCAGGCGATTCTTCAAAGGCACGATCGTGTTGGCGGGCGCGATTTCGAACGGTGCCCAGATCGCCGCGGCGCAGATGATGGGGGCCGATCTCGCCTATCTCGGCACCCGCTTCATCGCCACGGTCGAGAGCATGGCCGATCCCGCCTATAAGGAGATGTTGCTGCGCACGCGTGCTGCCGACATCCTCTACACCCCAGCGATCAGCGGCGTGAACGCCAATTTCATGCGCGAAAGCATCGAGGCCGCCGGGCTCGACCCGGAGAATCTGACGTCCCATGGCAAGCTCGACCTCGGCAACGAGGCCAAGGTCTGGAAGACGATCTGGTCGGCCGGGCAGGGCGTCGGGTCGATCGAGGACGTCCCGAGCGTGGCCGAACTCGGCGCGAGGCTGCTGGCGGAATACCGGCAGGCGCGCGCCTCGCTGGCGGGCTGA
- a CDS encoding DUF3297 family protein — MTDTLPDRLSSNPNSPFYNEELLARDIGVRFKGVDKTNVEEYCVSEGWVRLTAGNAKDRFGNPMTVKLKGDVEPYFRQAASEA, encoded by the coding sequence ATGACTGACACGCTCCCCGATCGCCTCTCGTCCAATCCGAACAGCCCGTTCTACAACGAGGAACTGCTCGCGCGGGACATCGGCGTGCGGTTCAAGGGCGTCGACAAGACCAATGTCGAGGAATACTGCGTCAGCGAGGGCTGGGTACGTCTGACCGCCGGCAATGCCAAGGACCGATTCGGCAATCCGATGACGGTGAAGCTAAAGGGCGACGTCGAGCCCTATTTCCGCCAGGCGGCGTCGGAAGCCTGA
- a CDS encoding helix-turn-helix domain-containing protein — protein MDADIDLDRRLGTRLKATRQGLGWTLDTLAERTGVSRAMISRVERGESSPTAALLDRLCAGLGIVLSALFREDHGAGPLARRDQQPVWTDPASGYRRRTVSPAGTGSQLEIVEVEMPAGARVLLDAPRSGFRLDQQLWLLEGELVIAVGEREHRLIAGDCLAMLLDGPISFCNPGAGTARYAVVLTAADHWNGRRT, from the coding sequence ATGGATGCCGATATTGACCTCGACCGCCGGCTGGGCACCCGGCTGAAGGCCACGCGCCAGGGCCTCGGCTGGACGCTCGACACGCTGGCCGAGCGCACCGGGGTCAGCCGCGCGATGATCTCGCGGGTCGAGCGCGGCGAATCGAGCCCAACGGCAGCGCTGCTCGACCGACTCTGCGCCGGACTCGGCATCGTGCTGTCTGCCCTCTTTCGCGAGGACCACGGCGCCGGCCCGCTCGCGCGCCGCGACCAGCAGCCGGTCTGGACCGATCCGGCCAGCGGCTACCGGCGCCGCACCGTCTCGCCGGCCGGCACCGGCTCGCAGCTCGAGATCGTCGAAGTCGAGATGCCGGCCGGCGCGCGCGTCCTGCTGGATGCCCCACGCAGCGGCTTCCGGCTCGACCAGCAGCTCTGGCTGCTGGAAGGCGAGCTCGTGATCGCGGTTGGCGAGCGCGAGCATCGGCTTATCGCCGGCGACTGCCTCGCCATGCTGCTGGACGGGCCGATCAGCTTTTGCAACCCCGGCGCCGGGACGGCACGCTATGCGGTCGTGCTTACCGCGGCCGACCACTGGAACGGACGACGGACATGA
- a CDS encoding tripartite tricarboxylate transporter substrate binding protein, translating into MSRSITRRAALSLAGGALAAPLMSGKGFGQAYPAKPVTVIIPFGAGGTTDLVGRIICEKLTQRVGKAFIIENRAGAGGNTGVAALSHAAPDGYTIGMTTPSTHGINPNLYKEKLPFKPFEDFEFLSLASSQPNFLCVHPSIPAQNVAEFIAYLKANPGKENFGSSGIGTSIHLSGELFMQLAGVKMQHVTYRSSGALVQDLIAGNVKVSFDNFTSPYPHYKAGTLRGLAVTSTERARIAPEIPALAETLPGFDISSWNGFLAPKGTPKEICDRLIAEMQTVLKDPAVVARFEELGAATTPSTGEQAKAKAQTEIAKFKSIIDKAGITIQN; encoded by the coding sequence ATGAGCCGATCGATCACGCGCCGCGCCGCGCTCAGTCTTGCCGGCGGCGCGCTCGCCGCGCCTTTGATGTCGGGCAAGGGCTTCGGCCAGGCCTATCCGGCAAAGCCCGTCACCGTCATCATTCCGTTCGGTGCCGGGGGCACCACCGATCTCGTCGGCCGCATCATCTGCGAGAAGCTGACCCAGCGCGTCGGGAAAGCCTTCATCATCGAGAACCGTGCCGGGGCCGGCGGCAACACCGGGGTTGCCGCGCTCTCCCATGCCGCGCCCGACGGTTACACGATCGGCATGACGACGCCCTCGACGCACGGGATCAACCCCAACCTCTACAAGGAGAAGCTGCCTTTCAAGCCGTTCGAGGATTTCGAGTTTCTCTCGCTGGCCTCGTCCCAGCCGAATTTCCTGTGCGTGCACCCGTCGATTCCGGCCCAGAACGTCGCCGAATTTATCGCCTATCTGAAGGCCAATCCGGGCAAGGAGAATTTTGGCTCGTCGGGCATCGGCACCTCGATCCACCTTTCCGGGGAGCTGTTCATGCAGCTCGCCGGCGTGAAGATGCAGCACGTCACTTATCGTTCCTCGGGCGCGCTGGTGCAGGATCTGATCGCCGGCAACGTCAAGGTCTCCTTCGACAACTTCACTTCGCCTTATCCGCACTACAAGGCGGGCACGCTGCGCGGGCTCGCGGTGACCTCGACGGAGCGGGCCAGGATCGCGCCCGAGATTCCCGCTCTCGCCGAGACCTTGCCCGGCTTCGACATCAGCTCCTGGAACGGATTCCTAGCGCCCAAAGGCACGCCGAAGGAAATCTGCGACAGGCTCATCGCTGAGATGCAGACCGTTCTCAAGGACCCGGCTGTCGTCGCCCGCTTCGAGGAACTCGGCGCGGCGACGACGCCCTCCACCGGAGAGCAGGCGAAGGCGAAGGCGCAGACCGAGATCGCCAAGTTCAAGAGCATCATCGACAAGGCCGGGATCACCATCCAGAACTGA